A genome region from Natranaeroarchaeum sulfidigenes includes the following:
- the rpoA2 gene encoding DNA-directed RNA polymerase subunit A'', whose amino-acid sequence MTEILEFDVSNDEEAMVEDTDLPRRLKNKVYETLEARDVTLEQADDIITAVENRYLDTRIDPLDPVGTVSAQSIGEPGTQMTMNTFHYAGVAEIDVTQGLPRLIELVDARKEPDTPTMTVHLEDEYADDREKAHEVVWKLEATKILALGDVSTNVADMRVRIDLNEDTLEERMIDPEGVADTIEANLGVETVQNGPVIQFGPEEPSYRDLLQLVEELREITFKGIDEISRVVIRKEETEEGEEFVLYTEGSAFGEALAIEGVDSSRVTTNNIHEVYRNLGVEAAREAIINETMDTLEEQGLDDVNVRHLMLVADIMTNPGTIESIGRHGISGNKDSVLARAAFEVTVNHLLDAAIHGEVDELDGVTENVIVGKPIKLGTGDVDLRMGSLGPDASTSSD is encoded by the coding sequence ATGACTGAGATACTCGAGTTCGATGTCAGCAACGACGAGGAAGCGATGGTGGAGGATACGGACCTCCCCCGCCGCCTCAAAAACAAGGTCTACGAGACGCTCGAAGCTCGGGACGTGACGCTCGAACAGGCCGACGACATCATCACGGCCGTCGAGAACCGATATCTCGACACCCGTATCGATCCCCTCGATCCCGTCGGGACCGTCAGCGCCCAGTCCATCGGGGAACCCGGTACCCAGATGACCATGAACACTTTTCATTACGCCGGAGTCGCCGAGATCGACGTGACCCAGGGGCTGCCGCGACTGATCGAGCTCGTCGACGCCCGGAAGGAACCGGACACGCCGACGATGACGGTCCACCTGGAAGACGAGTACGCCGACGACCGCGAGAAGGCCCACGAGGTCGTCTGGAAGCTCGAAGCGACGAAGATCCTCGCGCTCGGCGACGTCTCGACGAACGTCGCGGACATGCGCGTGCGGATCGACCTCAACGAGGACACCCTCGAAGAGCGGATGATCGATCCCGAGGGAGTCGCCGACACGATCGAGGCGAACCTCGGCGTCGAGACGGTACAGAACGGACCGGTCATCCAGTTCGGCCCCGAAGAGCCGAGCTACCGTGATCTGCTCCAGCTCGTCGAGGAGCTGCGAGAGATCACCTTCAAAGGGATCGACGAGATCTCTCGTGTGGTGATCCGCAAAGAAGAGACCGAAGAGGGCGAGGAGTTCGTCCTCTACACCGAGGGGTCGGCTTTTGGTGAAGCACTCGCTATCGAGGGCGTCGATTCGTCCAGGGTAACGACGAACAACATCCACGAGGTCTACCGGAATCTCGGCGTCGAGGCCGCCCGCGAGGCCATCATCAACGAGACGATGGACACGCTCGAAGAGCAGGGTCTCGACGACGTGAACGTCCGGCACCTCATGCTGGTCGCCGACATTATGACCAACCCCGGAACCATCGAATCGATCGGTCGACACGGCATCTCGGGGAACAAGGACAGCGTGCTCGCCCGTGCGGCGTTCGAGGTGACGGTGAATCACCTGCTCGACGCCGCGATCCATGGCGAGGTCGACGAGCTCGACGGCGTCACCGAGAACGTCATCGTCGGGAAGCCGATCAAACTCGGGACGGGAGACGTCGACCTCCGGATGGGATCGCTGGGCCCGGACGCATCGACGAGTTCGGACTGA
- a CDS encoding NusA-like transcription termination signal-binding factor encodes MTVTLSDAARQYLVAFEDATGAEARDCVVEDERVLVLVATGDMAQAIGPGGETVQKAEDRIGKDVKLVEDAPTAEEFVANALAPAAVYNVTISENEGLVAYAEVADEDTGVAIGEGGANIEAARLLAERHFDIEDIQLT; translated from the coding sequence ATGACGGTCACCCTGTCGGACGCCGCACGCCAGTATCTGGTCGCGTTCGAGGATGCGACCGGCGCGGAAGCCAGAGACTGCGTCGTTGAGGACGAGCGCGTACTGGTCCTCGTGGCGACCGGCGACATGGCACAGGCGATCGGCCCCGGCGGGGAAACGGTCCAGAAGGCGGAAGACAGGATCGGAAAGGACGTCAAGCTCGTCGAGGACGCCCCGACAGCAGAGGAGTTCGTTGCGAACGCACTCGCCCCCGCGGCGGTGTACAACGTGACGATCAGCGAGAACGAGGGACTGGTCGCCTACGCCGAGGTTGCCGACGAGGACACCGGCGTCGCCATCGGCGAGGGCGGCGCGAACATCGAGGCGGCCCGGCTGCTGGCGGAGCGACATTTCGATATCGAGGACATTCAGCTGACGTGA
- a CDS encoding 30S ribosomal protein S12: MANGKYAARKIKKDRQSARWSDSEYARRERGLGEKSDPLEGAPQGRGIVLEKVGIEAKQPNSAIRKCVRVQLIKNGKQVTAFCPGDGAISFIDEHDEVTIAGIGGAKGRAMGDLSGVNYKVEKVNGVSMIELVRGNAEKPVR, translated from the coding sequence ATGGCAAACGGCAAGTACGCCGCGCGGAAGATCAAGAAGGACCGCCAGAGTGCGCGGTGGTCCGACTCGGAGTACGCGCGACGCGAACGCGGTCTCGGCGAGAAGTCCGACCCGCTGGAGGGTGCACCACAGGGTCGAGGTATCGTACTGGAGAAAGTGGGCATCGAGGCGAAACAGCCCAACTCCGCGATCCGGAAATGTGTTCGGGTCCAGCTGATCAAGAACGGTAAGCAGGTCACTGCGTTCTGTCCCGGTGACGGCGCAATCTCCTTCATCGACGAACACGACGAAGTCACCATCGCCGGGATCGGCGGTGCGAAAGGTCGTGCAATGGGTGACCTCTCCGGTGTCAACTACAAGGTCGAGAAGGTCAACGGCGTCTCGATGATCGAACTCGTTCGCGGTAACGCGGAGAAACCGGTGCGATAA
- a CDS encoding 30S ribosomal protein S7, with translation MAAEDQPEPDKPAGTDDDSAVAKLFGEWEVTGISYSDPSTERYITVTPVAHTMGRHAGKQFQKSEVSIVERLINRLMQTDENTGKKQQALNITRDAFEIVHERTEENPIQVLVQAIENAAPREETVRLKYGGISVPKAVDVAPQRRVDQSLKFIAEGVYGSSFKTATDVEEALASQLIGAANNDVNTYAVSQKEEKERVAAAAR, from the coding sequence ATGGCGGCAGAAGACCAGCCCGAACCCGACAAGCCCGCGGGTACCGACGACGACAGCGCAGTCGCCAAACTGTTCGGCGAGTGGGAAGTCACGGGGATCAGCTACTCCGACCCCTCCACCGAGCGTTACATCACGGTGACGCCGGTCGCCCACACCATGGGCCGCCACGCAGGCAAGCAGTTCCAGAAATCCGAGGTCTCGATCGTCGAGCGACTGATCAACCGACTGATGCAGACCGACGAGAACACCGGCAAGAAACAGCAGGCGCTCAACATCACGCGTGACGCCTTCGAGATCGTTCACGAGCGCACCGAGGAGAACCCGATCCAGGTGCTCGTACAGGCGATCGAGAACGCCGCACCGCGCGAGGAGACGGTCCGCCTGAAGTACGGTGGCATCTCCGTCCCCAAGGCCGTCGACGTCGCGCCCCAGCGCCGTGTCGATCAGTCCCTGAAGTTCATCGCGGAGGGCGTCTACGGCTCCTCGTTCAAGACGGCGACTGACGTCGAGGAAGCGCTGGCAAGCCAGCTAATCGGTGCCGCCAACAATGACGTCAACACGTACGCAGTCAGCCAGAAAGAGGAGAAAGAACGCGTCGCCGCTGCCGCACGGTAA
- a CDS encoding DUF5781 family protein, translated as MELNVQGGAPAAPFLGAQDLFETEHDLDLPVDVYVRESPDERTWTGHHDDHHVLNISAQAATSTMGRELALHELSHMLRHEEGHASHVQSTEEILFLALAGKTVERRTLTHCYQIANHMKDIYADDITLSVGPTDKLVAFFESKLAAALADQPATVPPARDLEFDGQHEPARRLTAASDPEMTVVNASFALALLERHDLVAPDHRLYDLADAATRDAPGIDLHGFKRRFKQLQADPDPSDYRKHLVDATRAYATGTEQAAD; from the coding sequence ATGGAGTTGAACGTACAGGGCGGGGCCCCGGCGGCACCGTTTCTCGGGGCACAGGACCTGTTCGAGACCGAACACGACCTCGACCTGCCGGTGGACGTGTACGTCCGGGAGAGCCCGGACGAACGGACCTGGACCGGCCACCACGACGACCACCACGTCCTGAACATCTCCGCACAGGCGGCGACGAGCACGATGGGCCGCGAACTCGCGCTACACGAACTCTCGCACATGCTTCGCCACGAGGAAGGCCACGCCTCGCACGTCCAGTCGACCGAGGAGATTCTGTTTCTCGCCCTCGCCGGAAAGACGGTCGAGCGACGCACGCTCACTCACTGCTACCAGATCGCCAACCACATGAAGGACATCTACGCCGACGACATCACCCTCTCGGTCGGGCCCACGGACAAACTCGTCGCCTTCTTCGAGTCGAAACTCGCCGCTGCGCTGGCCGATCAGCCCGCAACAGTCCCGCCAGCCCGGGACTTGGAGTTCGACGGACAGCACGAACCGGCTCGACGACTCACTGCTGCCTCGGATCCCGAGATGACAGTCGTCAACGCCTCCTTCGCGCTTGCACTACTGGAACGACACGACCTCGTGGCTCCCGATCACCGGCTCTACGACCTCGCGGATGCCGCCACGAGGGATGCGCCAGGGATCGACCTTCACGGGTTCAAACGCCGATTCAAGCAGTTACAGGCCGATCCGGACCCGAGCGACTACCGGAAACACCTCGTGGACGCGACGCGGGCGTACGCGACGGGAACGGAGCAGGCCGCGGACTGA
- a CDS encoding phytoene desaturase family protein — MQSLSGQSVAIVGSGFGGLSAACYLADAGADVTVFEKNEQVGGRASRLDQGGFRFDMGPSWYLMPDAFERFFGHFDRDPGEFYELERLDPHYRIFFKDDGEGSLPGATPAADVPTRHERETGEVIDLVPDLETNKQLFESYEPGAGEALERYLDQSRENYRIGMDDFVYTDRSSLRDWIDLDVLRNARGLSLIGSMQDHVENYFEHPKLQQVVQYTLVFLGGSPTNTPALYNLMSHVDFNLGVWYPEGGIGGVVDGIVELGDDLGVEYRTGEAVTEIKGRAGGFRVETESDGHEVDYVLSDADMPYTEQELLAPEKRQYTEEYWESKTYAPSAFLMYLGVEGEVPELEHHTLVLPTEWDEHFDQIFEEPAWPDDPAYYLCVPSKTDDTVAPEGHSNLFALVPVAPGLDDDEETRQWYRDLVLDDIAANTGTELRDRIVVEEIFSVSDFAGRYNSYDGTALGMAHTLTQTALFRPNHRSSEVDGLYFAGSYTNPGIGVPMCLISGEHAATKLIEDYGDATK; from the coding sequence ATGCAATCGCTATCGGGGCAATCGGTCGCCATCGTCGGCAGCGGCTTTGGTGGCCTCTCGGCTGCCTGTTATCTCGCCGATGCCGGGGCTGACGTCACTGTCTTCGAGAAGAACGAGCAAGTCGGTGGACGTGCAAGTCGACTTGACCAGGGGGGGTTCCGATTCGACATGGGCCCGTCGTGGTATCTGATGCCCGACGCCTTCGAGCGCTTTTTCGGCCATTTCGATCGTGATCCCGGGGAGTTCTACGAGCTAGAACGACTCGATCCACACTACCGGATCTTCTTCAAAGACGACGGCGAGGGATCGTTGCCGGGCGCGACGCCTGCCGCGGACGTCCCCACGCGTCACGAGCGCGAGACCGGCGAAGTCATCGACCTCGTGCCGGATCTCGAAACGAACAAACAACTGTTCGAGTCGTACGAACCCGGGGCTGGCGAGGCGCTGGAACGGTATCTCGACCAGTCCCGTGAGAACTACCGGATCGGGATGGACGATTTCGTCTACACCGACCGGAGCAGCCTGCGGGACTGGATAGACCTCGACGTCCTGCGCAACGCCCGCGGGCTCTCGCTAATCGGCTCGATGCAGGATCACGTCGAGAACTACTTCGAGCATCCGAAGCTCCAGCAGGTCGTCCAGTACACGCTTGTCTTTCTCGGCGGGTCGCCGACGAACACGCCCGCGCTGTACAACCTGATGAGCCACGTCGATTTTAACCTCGGCGTCTGGTACCCGGAGGGGGGTATCGGCGGCGTCGTCGATGGGATAGTCGAGCTCGGCGACGACCTCGGTGTCGAGTACCGGACCGGCGAGGCGGTAACGGAGATAAAGGGCCGTGCCGGTGGGTTCCGGGTCGAAACCGAGTCCGACGGCCACGAGGTCGATTACGTCCTCAGCGACGCCGATATGCCCTACACCGAACAGGAGCTATTAGCGCCGGAGAAACGCCAGTACACCGAGGAGTACTGGGAATCGAAGACCTACGCCCCTTCGGCCTTCCTCATGTATCTCGGCGTTGAGGGAGAGGTGCCCGAACTCGAGCATCACACCCTCGTATTGCCCACCGAATGGGACGAACACTTCGACCAGATCTTCGAGGAGCCAGCGTGGCCTGACGACCCAGCCTACTACCTCTGTGTGCCCTCGAAGACCGACGACACCGTCGCACCGGAGGGCCACAGCAACCTCTTTGCGCTGGTCCCCGTCGCACCGGGTCTGGACGACGACGAGGAGACCCGGCAGTGGTACCGGGATCTGGTCCTCGACGACATCGCAGCAAATACCGGAACGGAGCTCAGAGACCGGATCGTCGTCGAGGAGATTTTCTCGGTCTCGGACTTCGCCGGACGGTACAACAGCTACGACGGAACTGCGCTAGGGATGGCCCACACACTCACACAGACCGCACTGTTCCGTCCGAACCACCGGTCCAGCGAGGTCGATGGGCTCTATTTCGCCGGGTCGTACACCAACCCCGGCATCGGCGTCCCGATGTGTCTGATCAGCGGTGAACACGCGGCGACAAAGCTCATCGAGGATTACGGCGACGCGACTAAGTGA
- a CDS encoding prenyltransferase — MIPTTTTGDAAAQETRGERLRYLVVLSRPRFWLYLAGPVAVGAVYGASTLSDLAAPVLLVLFAYFLIPANVFLYGINDVYDAEIDAENPKKDDGGREARWGGQRFVIYAVAICGALAIPVALLLPTAAWLWIALFVLLGAEYSAPPARFKTTPLLDSLSNGLYVVPAMAAYTTVAGTQPPTIAVAGAWCWAMAMHTFSAIPDIEPDRRAGIRTTATLLGERATYAYCTLVWSLAAVAFGLLDPRLGAVFAVYPVLVAGIGLSSVSVDRAYWWYPAINTIVGAVLTMGKLWEIAPPV; from the coding sequence GTGATTCCGACCACGACGACCGGCGATGCGGCGGCCCAGGAGACCCGCGGTGAGCGTCTGCGCTACCTTGTCGTGCTCTCTCGTCCCCGGTTCTGGCTGTATCTCGCCGGGCCCGTCGCGGTCGGGGCGGTCTACGGTGCGTCCACACTCTCCGATCTCGCTGCACCGGTCCTCCTCGTGCTCTTTGCGTACTTTCTGATTCCGGCGAACGTCTTCCTGTATGGAATCAACGACGTCTACGATGCCGAAATCGACGCCGAGAACCCGAAAAAGGACGACGGGGGGCGAGAAGCCCGATGGGGAGGGCAACGCTTCGTGATCTACGCCGTTGCGATCTGTGGTGCGCTGGCGATACCAGTGGCACTGCTATTACCGACGGCAGCATGGCTCTGGATTGCGCTGTTCGTCCTGCTCGGCGCGGAGTACTCCGCCCCGCCGGCCCGGTTCAAGACGACACCGCTACTGGACTCGCTTTCGAACGGTCTCTACGTCGTCCCCGCGATGGCCGCCTACACCACCGTCGCGGGTACACAACCCCCAACTATCGCCGTCGCTGGGGCGTGGTGCTGGGCGATGGCGATGCATACGTTCTCGGCGATTCCGGACATCGAGCCGGATCGGCGCGCTGGTATCCGAACGACTGCAACCCTGCTGGGCGAGCGGGCGACCTACGCGTACTGTACGCTCGTCTGGTCACTGGCCGCAGTCGCCTTTGGCCTGCTCGACCCGCGTCTCGGGGCCGTCTTCGCCGTCTACCCCGTGCTCGTCGCCGGGATCGGCCTGTCGTCGGTGTCGGTCGACCGGGCGTACTGGTGGTATCCGGCGATCAACACCATCGTCGGCGCGGTGCTGACGATGGGCAAACTCTGGGAGATCGCCCCGCCAGTCTGA
- the cruF gene encoding bisanhydrobacterioruberin hydratase, producing the protein MNRRAVEDRLDTLIRNNRVTIAITFPLVGTVLLIGAAEGVIPHWLAFNPVLLLGAVLVMRLPLIGGLAPLVNRRVAAGLGVLVLFSWGIELVGVYTGFPYGEFEYLIDLGPMLFDAVPVALPVFYFPILLNSYLLCALVLGDRMQSLPIRFLSVLAVVITMDLVLDPGAVALGFWGWEAGGVYYDVPVQNYIGWVISGTIAVAILTLTFDHDALDRRLDECEYVLDDLISFGLLWGLVNLYFGNPIPVVLAVALLVTLFRAEWFDFAGLTTTPSHLPLQK; encoded by the coding sequence ATGAACCGACGTGCTGTCGAGGACCGGCTAGATACGCTGATTCGGAACAACCGTGTGACGATCGCGATCACGTTCCCGCTTGTCGGGACGGTCCTGCTGATCGGGGCTGCAGAAGGTGTGATCCCGCACTGGCTCGCGTTCAACCCGGTCCTGTTACTCGGAGCAGTGCTTGTGATGCGGCTCCCGCTGATCGGTGGTCTCGCACCACTGGTGAACCGGCGGGTGGCTGCCGGACTGGGAGTGCTTGTCCTTTTTAGCTGGGGAATCGAACTCGTCGGCGTCTATACTGGGTTTCCGTATGGGGAGTTCGAGTATCTAATCGATCTCGGGCCGATGCTGTTCGATGCCGTCCCAGTCGCGCTGCCTGTCTTTTATTTCCCTATCCTGCTCAACAGCTATCTGCTCTGTGCGCTGGTGCTCGGCGATCGCATGCAGTCGCTGCCGATCCGGTTCCTTTCGGTCCTCGCGGTCGTCATTACGATGGACCTCGTTCTCGATCCGGGAGCGGTCGCGCTCGGCTTCTGGGGCTGGGAGGCAGGAGGAGTGTACTACGACGTACCAGTCCAGAACTACATCGGCTGGGTGATTTCGGGGACCATCGCCGTGGCCATCCTGACGCTTACGTTCGACCACGACGCGCTAGACCGTCGTCTGGACGAGTGCGAGTACGTCCTCGACGATCTGATCAGCTTTGGCCTGCTCTGGGGGCTCGTCAACCTCTACTTCGGTAATCCGATCCCCGTCGTGCTCGCCGTAGCGCTGCTCGTAACGCTGTTCCGTGCGGAGTGGTTCGACTTCGCAGGACTGACAACGACGCCATCACATCTACCGCTGCAGAAGTGA